The following coding sequences are from one Musa acuminata AAA Group cultivar baxijiao chromosome BXJ1-6, Cavendish_Baxijiao_AAA, whole genome shotgun sequence window:
- the LOC135676459 gene encoding histone H3.2 — MARTKQTARKSTGGKAPRKQLATKAARKSAPATGGVKKPHRFRPGTVALREIRKYQKSTELLIRKLPFQRLVREIAQDFKTDLRFQSSAVAALQEAAEAYLVGLFEDTNLCAIHAKRVTIMPKDIQLARRIRGERA; from the coding sequence ATGGCGCGGACGAAGCAGACGGCCCGGAAGTCCACCGGTGGAAAGGCTCCACGGAAGCAGCTGGCGACGAAGGCGGCGCGGAAGTCGGCCCCGGCGACGGGCGGCGTGAAGAAGCCACACCGTTTCCGCCCCGGGACGGTGGCGCTGAGGGAGATCCGCAAGTACCAGAAGAGCACGGAGCTGCTCATCCGGAAGCTGCCCTTCCAGCGCCTGGTCCGCGAGATCGCCCAGGACTTCAAGACCGACCTCCGCTTCCAGAGCTCGGCGGTGGCGGCGCTCCAGGAGGCGGCCGAGGCCTACCTCGTCGGCCTCTTCGAGGACACCAACCTCTGCGCCATCCACGCCAAGCGGGTCACCATCATGCCCAAGGACATCCAGCTCGCTCGCCGGATCCGAGGCGAGCGGGCTTAA
- the LOC135676458 gene encoding protein WHAT'S THIS FACTOR 1 homolog, chloroplastic-like has protein sequence MATKRVAVLHSFIPNPPGLAGPDRVPEILLLRRRLWSMKKDALLEAALSRNRRWIVNNQIKNLLLRSPGRTATVRSLQKRFKTFDLQGRALNWLRKYPCCFDTLSGQAGPDGGGGEELRFTFSKRMAALVDEEESVKEASEPAMARRLAKLLMLSRDRRLNVVKLNELKRNFGFPDDYVLRLIPKHPEIFRVINRTGRQNAMEIELLRWDPNLAISAVEAAAIDRGTEPRYVCSLPETWFKTREKFDEFNDATPYVSPYSEDRTESEKRAVGVVHEILSLSLWKKASILKLEHFKREFGLPVRLNLLLLRHPCIFYVSNRYKIYTVVLREAYNGSELIDKDPLVVVKDKLGELMQEGLHEYNRRRHLANLGKKRKRGEIDLTPKKEVDDENEEEALRLDTVEKREERIRFYKVLFDEKP, from the coding sequence ATGGCGACCAAGCGCGTCGCCGTCCTTCACAGCTTCATCCCGAACCCCCCCGGCCTCGCCGGTCCCGATCGCGTCCCGGAGatactcctcctccgccgccgcctatGGTCGATGAAGAAGGACGCCTTGCTGGAGGCGGCGCTCTCCCGCAACCGCCGCTGGATCGTCAACAACCAGATCAAGAACCTCCTCCTCCGCTCCCCCGGCCGCACCGCCACCGTTCGCTCCCTCCAGAAGCGTTTCAAGACCTTTGACCTCCAAGGCCGCGCCCTCAACTGGCTCCGAAAGTACCCCTGCTGCTTCGACACCTTATCCGGCCAGGCTGGCCCCGACGGCGGCGGCGGTGAGGAGCTTCGCTTCACCTTCTCCAAGCGCATGGCCGCGCTCGTCGACGAGGAGGAGAGCGTCAAGGAGGCCTCCGAGCCCGCCATGGCCCGGCGGCTCGCTAAGCTCCTCATGCTCTCCCGAGACCGCCGCCTCAACGTCGTCAAGCTCAACGAGCTTAAGCGCAACTTCGGCTTCCCCGACGACTACGTCCTGCGCCTCATTCCCAAGCATCCGGAGATCTTCAGGGTAATCAACCGCACTGGGCGGCAGAACGCGATGGAGATCGAGCTCCTCCGGTGGGATCCCAATCTCGCGATCTCCGCCGTCGAGGCCGCGGCCATCGATCGCGGAACTGAGCCGCGGTACGTATGCTCGTTGCCGGAGACCTGGTTCAAGACCCGGGAGAAGTTCGACGAGTTCAACGACGCCACGCCGTACGTCTCGCCGTACTCGGAGGACCGGACGGAGTCAGAAAAGCGGGCGGTGGGGGTCGTCCATGAGATCCTTTCGCTGTCGCTGTGGAAGAAAGCATCGATCCTAAAGCTGGAGCACTTTAAGAGGGAGTTTGGATTGCCGGTGAGGCTGAACCTATTGTTGCTGAGGCATCCGTGCATCTTCTATGTGTCGAACAGGTATAAGATTTATACGGTGGTCCTCAGGGAAGCATACAATGGGTCGGAGCTCATCGATAAGGACCCGTTGGTGGTGGTGAAGGATAAGCTTGGGGAATTGATGCAGGAGGGGCTTCACGAGTACAATCGGAGACGGCATCTAGCAAActtagggaagaagaggaagagaggtgAGATTGACTTGACACCGAAGAAGGAAGTAGATGATGAAAATGAAGAGGAAGCTTTGAGACTGGACACTGTTGAAAAGAGGGAAGAGAGGATAAGGTTTTACAAAGTGCTCTTCGACGAGAAACCATGA
- the LOC135676456 gene encoding exocyst complex component EXO70C1-like: MECNQPLAPRKSSSFSSGRDEKRREIDRNFSLGTVKLEQGHERKERRNKETIQEEEEEEEEEAEERAGKMGEGASNGEEPEANLITVSGDIDNFLAVLLAVGDGRDGRHEPPEIPESTIEKFVALVEEEMATYETGDEKWPSGGAESSLLDAIDRVSKLTTGLRKFSSEPKYQQAMNRSGTVLHQAMCFLEDEFHSLLQDARTKQEAVSSSSKTKPQPSFSRLYEFDRHVPPSSEPSSCVPSPAYPPEAVERLHKIADAMISAGYDAECCQVFAVARRNAFEAGLPSLGFEKVSIEDVLKMAWESLESEIATWIKAFRHTITASISAERELCEAVFASHRAISDRLFRSFAHCAIIQLLTFAEAVTMTKRSAEKLFKVLDIYEAMRDVMPTVDALLPDEADQEESSILVDPKTEISSVRFRLGEAAVAIFCELESSIKADSSKTPVPGGAVHPLTRYVTNYLKYACEYKNTLEQVFKEHRHSEKPSSTDGDGDNSRGSGGGGRGDNRGNNGGNGNYNPFAAQLVGAMDLLHSNLESKSKLYKDLALSNIFLMNNGRYVAKKVKGSPEIHQLVGETWYRKRSSDLRQYHKNYQRETWSKLLACLRDDGLQVKGSVYKPLLKERFKSFNAMFEDIHKAQSSWVVSDEQLQSELRVSVSAVVVPAYRSFLGRFSQYLDPGRQTEKYIKFGAEDLENLIDELFDGNPSSMASKRRT, translated from the coding sequence ATGGAGTGTAATCAACCACTTGCTCCTAGGAAATCCAGCAGCTTCTCCTCCGGCCGCGACGAGAAGCGCCGGGAGATCGACCGCAACTTCTCCTTGGGCACCGTCAAGTTGGAACAAGGCCACGAGAGGAAGGAGAGACGCAACAAAGAGACCAttcaggaagaggaggaggaggaggaggaggaggccgaggAGAGGGCCGGGAAGATGGGGGAGGGTGCAAGCAATGGTGAGGAGCCGGAAGCCAATTTGATTACCGTCTCCGGAGACATCGATAACTTCCTCGCCGTCCTTCTCGCCGTCGGAGATGGTCGAGATGGGAGGCACGAGCCGCCGGAGATCCCTGAATCTACCATCGAGAAGTTTGTGGCTTTGGTGGAGGAGGAGATGGCCACGTACGAAACAGGCGACGAGAAGTGGCCCTCCGGTGGTGCCGAGTCGTCGCTTCTCGATGCGATCGACAGGGTCTCGAAGCTGACGACGGGGTTGAGGAAGTTCTCGTCGGAGCCCAAGTACCAGCAGGCGATGAACCGATCCGGCACCGTCCTCCACCAGGCCATGTGCTTCCTCGAAGATGAGTTCCACTCGTTGCTTCAGGACGCCAGAACAAAGCAGGAGGCCGTCAGCAGCAGCTCCAAGACCAAGCCGCAGCCCTCGTTCAGCCGCCTCTACGAGTTCGATCGCCACGTGCCACCCTCGTCGGAACCAAGTTCCTGCGTGCCTTCCCCCGCGTATCCACCGGAGGCCGTCGAGAGGCTGCACAAGATCGCCGACGCCATGATCTCCGCCGGGTATGATGCCGAGTGCTGCCAGGTGTTCGCCGTCGCCCGGCGCAATGCCTTCGAGGCAGGACTGCCGAGCCTCGGTTTCGAGAAGGTCAGCATCGAGGACGTGCTGAAGATGGCATGGGAGTCACTGGAGTCCGAGATCGCGACGTGGATCAAGGCCTTTCGGCACACCATCACGGCCTCCATCTCCGCCGAGCGCGAGCTCTGCGAGGCTGTTTTCGCCAGCCACCGCGCCATCTCCGACCGCCTCTTTCGCAGCTTCGCCCACTGCGCCATCATCCAGCTCCTCACCTTCGCGGAGgccgtcacgatgaccaaacgctCCGCCGAGAAGCTGTTCAAGGTGCTCGACATCTACGAGGCCATGCGCGACGTGATGCCGACTGTCGACGCCCTGCTCCCGGACGAAGCCGACCAGGAAGAATCCTCCATCCTTGTGGATCCCAAGACGGAGATATCCTCGGTACGGTTTCGTCTCGGAGAGGCAGCCGTCGCAATCTTCTGCGAACTAGAGAGCTCCATCAAAGCCGACAGCAGTAAGACCCCTGTGCCCGGCGGCGCAGTCCACCCGCTCACCCGCTACGTGACGAACTACCTCAAGTACGCCTGCGAGTACAAGAACACGCTGGAGCAGGTCTTCAAGGAGCACAGACATTCCGAGAAGCCATCGTCCACCGACGGGGACGGCGACAATTCACGGGGAAGCGGCGGGGGCGGCAGGGGCGACAACCGCGGCAACAATGGCGGCAACGGAAATTACAATCCGTTCGCAGCTCAACTAGTGGGGGCGATGGACTTGCTGCACTCCAATCTGGAGTCGAAATCGAAGCTGTACAAGGACCTCGCCTTGAGCAACATCTTCTTGATGAACAACGGGCGGTACGTCGCGAAGAAGGTGAAGGGGTCGCCGGAGATCCATCAGCTAGTGGGGGAGACGTGGTACCGGAAGCGGTCGTCGGACCTGAGGCAGTACCACAAGAACTACCAGCGGGAGACGTGGTCCAAGTTGCTGGCCTGCCTGCGGGACGACGGGCTCCAGGTGAAGGGGAGCGTGTACAAGCCGTTGCTCAAGGAGCGGTTCAAGAGCTTCAACGCCATGTTCGAAGACATCCACAAGGCGCAGAGCTCGTGGGTGGTGAGCGACGAGCAACTGCAGTCGGAGCTGAGGGTGTCGGTGTCGGCGGTGGTGGTGCCGGCCTACCGGTCCTTCCTGGGGAGGTTCTCGCAGTACCTCGACCCGGGGAGGCAGACGGAGAAGTACATCAAGTTCGGGGCGGAGGATCTGGAGAATCTGATCGACGAGCTGTTCGACGGCAACCCTTCTTCCATGGCGAGCAAGAGGAGGACGTGA
- the LOC103988105 gene encoding protein BYPASS1-LIKE-like — protein sequence MPTADFQGSSAPFASTGRSFLSLRRDHAADPMDAHHRHHIDAGEQRELDAFQHQVADLFHDLAGGGDEILSISWVRRLLDTFLVCQEEFRVILFGHRRPPALMDRLVSDFFERAVKALDVCNAVRDGVDQLRQWRKHLEIVIVALGPHHRELGEGQLRRAKKALGDLAILMLDEKDSGSVLSQRNRSFGRHSGSSSSSSGGRRSHFRSLSWSVSRSWSASRQLQAIGNNIAAPRGHEVVETAGLAVPVFTMNLVLLFVMWALVAAIPCQDRGLQIHFSVPRSYLWAASITSLHERIVEESKKKDRKNSIGLLKEIHQIEKCVHHLIDLIDAVQLPMAEEKEMEVRQGVQELAQVCEAMKEGLDPLERLVREVFLRIIRSRTEGLDCLNGVE from the coding sequence ATGCCCACCGCGGACTTCCAGGGCTCGTCGGCCCCCTTCGCCTCCACCGGCCGGTCCTTCCTGAGCCTGCGGCGGGACCACGCCGCCGATCCGATGGACGCACATCATCGCCACCACATCGATGCCGGCGAGCAGAGGGAGCTCGACGCCTTCCAGCACCAGGTCGCTGATCTCTTCCACGACCTCGCTGGCGGCGGCGACGAGATCCTCTCCATATCCTGGGTCCGGCGCCTCCTGGACACCTTCCTCGTCTGCCAGGAGGAGTTCCGGGTGATCCTCTTCGGCCACCGCCGGCCCCCGGCCCTGATGGACCGCCTCGTGTCCGACTTCTTCGAGCGCGCCGTGAAGGCGCTCGACGTCTGCAACGCCGTGCGCGATGGCGTCGATCAGTTGCGGCAGTGGCGGAAGCACCTCGAGATCGTGATCGTGGCCCTCGGCCCGCACCACCGGGAACTAGGAGAGGGGCAGCTCCGCCGGGCCAAGAAGGCGCTCGGCGACCTCGCCATCCTCATGCTCGACGAGAAGGACTCGGGCTCCGTCCTCTCCCAGCGCAACCGTTCTTTCGGCCGCCATAGCGGCTCCTCTTCCTCGTCGAGCGGGGGCCGACGCTCGCACTTCCGCTCCCTCTCCTGGAGCGTCTCCCGGTCCTGGTCCGCGTCACGGCAGCTTCAAGCCATCGGGAATAATATAGCCGCACCTCGTGGCCACGAGGTCGTGGAGACGGCCGGGCTCGCAGTGCCTGTGTTCACGATGAATTTGGTGCTCCTCTTCGTGATGTGGGCCCTCGTGGCGGCGATCCCCTGTCAGGATCGCGGCCTCCAGATCCACTTCTCCGTCCCGCGGAGCTACCTCTGGGCCGCCTCGATCACGTCTCTCCACGAGAGGATCGTGGAGGAGTCCAAGAAGAAGGACAGGAAGAACTCGATTGGGCTGTTGAAGGAGATCCACCAGATCGAGAAGTGCGTCCACCACTTGATTGACCTGATAGATGCCGTTCAGCTCCCGATGGCGGAGGAGAAAGAGATGGAGGTGAGGCAGGGGGTGCAGGAGCTGGCCCAAGTCTGCGAGGCCATGAAGGAGGGTCTTGATCCATTGGAGCGTCTGGTCAGGGAAGTCTTCCTTCGGATCATACGAAGCCGCACAGAGGGGTTGGATTGCTTAAATGGTGTCGAATGA